In Mugil cephalus isolate CIBA_MC_2020 chromosome 20, CIBA_Mcephalus_1.1, whole genome shotgun sequence, the following are encoded in one genomic region:
- the si:dkeyp-113d7.1 gene encoding zinc finger protein 260 yields MTDLETECLSLGLPPECCSPPPPLDPSLQVDCGAGPAGSAPTLALLSSDCPTPTLSSLAAEIAEPLVMLPCVKTEPEDGDLEPIRTVDLSEIQPLSTAELGQDQIKMEISGLDYIKSEHHGHHCNHHLGPFHQSDVTELDYKSHYEPSSVFDYISQVTDTLEYIKSDHHVDLQCYYATELSSLKTEYIESNTMSTHLQHNGLESIHMAELRTELNKLRPDALLMDSMGKLDPEFGSGALYELQNAEEGKTSADVTAGQGGVGSLVITTKTQSPTVRKPRNMQGEKPFSCTQCGKNFSTLGNLKTHQRIHTGERPYTCSQCGKSFGQAGNLKRHQLIHTGQKPYVCAHCPKGFTKADDLRSHQRLHTGERPFICTACGKSFSQSKELKAHQLSHTGERPYCCQHCGKSFTKETSYRNHIQIHTGEKPFTCSQCGKTFSNSGVLKTHEKIHSGERPFGCTQCGKSFGRLGHLKAHQQIHTGERPYACPQCGKTFSQSGHLKAHEQIHKRERADTASTSSDGGSSSSTVGSDSS; encoded by the exons ATGACAGACTTGGAGACTGAGTGTCTGAGCCTCGGCTTGCCCCCCGAGTGCTGCTCTCCTCCGCCGCCTCTGGACCCCTCACTGCAGGTGGACTGTGGCGCGGGGCCCGCTGGTTCGGCCCCGACCCtcgccctcctctcctccgacTGCCCGACGCCCACGCTCAGCTCGCTCGCGGCAGAGATCGCCGAGCCGCTGGTGATGCTGCCGTGCGTGAAGACTGAGCCCGAGGACGGGGACCTGGAGCCCATCAGGACCGTGGATCTGTCGGAGATCCAGCCTCTATCCACCGCTGAGCTGGGCCAGGACCAGATCAAAATGGAGATCAGCGGCCTCGACTACATCAAGTCGGAGCATCACGGTCACCACTGCAACCACCACCTCGGCCCGTTTCATCAAAGCGACGTCACAGAGCTGGACTACAAGTCGCACTACGAGCCCAGCTCCGTGTTCGACTACATCTCACAG GTCACAGACACTCTGGAGTACATAAAGTCAGACCACCACGTGGATCTCCAGTGTTACTACGCCACAGAGCTGAGCTCACTTAAGACCGAGTACATCGAGTCCAACACCATGTCCACCCACCTGCAGCACAACGGACTCGAGTCCATCCACATGGCCGAGCTCCGCACCGAGCTCAACAAGCTGCGGCCCGACGCCCTGCTGATGGACAGCATGGGCAAGCTGGACCCCGAGTTTGGAAGCGGGGCGCTGTACGAGCTGCAGAACGCCGAGGAGGGGAAGACCTCCGCAGACGTAACGGCGGGTCAGGGGGGAGTAGGAAGCCTGGTGATTACAACCAAAACCCAGAGCCCGACGGTGAGGAAACCTCGCAACATGCAAGGGGAGAAACCGTTCTCTTGCACACAGTGTGGGAAAAACTTCAGCACTCTAGGAAACCTGAAAACCCACCAACGCATCCACACCGGCGAGCGGCCCTACACCTGCTCGCAGTGCGGCAAGAGCTTCGGCCAGGCGGGGAACCTGAAGCGACACCAGCTGATCCACACGGGCCAGAAGCCGTACGTGTGCGCCCACTGTCCCAAAGGCTTCACCAAGGCCGACGACCTGCGCTCACACCAGCGGCTGCACACCGGCGAGCGCCCCTTCATCTGCACCGCCTGCGGGAAGAGCTTTAGCCAGTCCAAGGAGCTCAAGGCCCACCAGCTGAGCCACACGGGCGAGCGGCCGTACTGCTGCCAGCACTGCGGCAAGAGCTTCACCAAGGAGACGAGCTACCGCAACCACATCCAGATCCACACGGGCGAGAAGCCGTTCACCTGCTCACAGTGCGGAAAGACTTTCAGCAACTCGGGCGTCTTAAAAACCCACGAGAAGATCCACTCGGGCGAGCGGCCGTTCGGCTGCACGCAGTGCGGCAAGAGCTTCGGACGCCTCGGCCATCTAAAGGCTCACCAGCAGATCCACACGGGGGAGCGGCCGTACGCCTGCCCCCAGTGTGGGAAGACTTTCAGCCAGTCAGGCCACCTCAAAGCACACGAGCAGATCCACAAAAGAGAGCGAGCGGACACTGCGAGCACCAGCAGCgacggcggcagcagcagcagcacagtgggCAGTGACAGCAGCTAG